The DNA window TCGACATTATCAGCGGCAGTCTGGTTCCACGGatcgtcatcgtcatatATAATCCAGCGAGCTTGGTGTTGGAGCTCTTCGTCAGAGGGAATCTAGTTAAAATCAGTACAAGCTTCATTCTCTAGCACCACAAGGCTGCTAGCCATGGGATAGAAACATACATGCTGAAGTGGATTGTTTGGACTTAAGCAGCTCGCTACGAATCGGGTGAGCTCTTTTTCCAGCCTTCCATAACAGTTGACATCACTTAGAAAGTATCGCGGTGGCTGACTTGGAGAATTGCCATGTTGGGGCATCTGTACGTTAGCAGCCGAGATGTCGTCGTTTGTATTTATCGGTAAGGTGCCGTCAACGGCTTTGTCCGAGTAACCCCAGTGTAGCGCCTGGGGAGAAATGGCTGCATTGGTCCCCGAATCGCTACTTTGATGTGCGAATGCTTGTTCTCTGGCTCCTAGTGTCGGTAATAGAGCATCGGTTTCCAAGTTGTTGCGGCCCTCGTAGGCTTTCAAATAATGCAGCTCATTTGATCCAATAAGCGGATCTTGTTGCATATCTTGGTCGAGCATCTCTTCGCCCGACTGTTGCAGTAGGATATCATGAACTGGAATTTCTTGTACCTCGAATGGATCGTATGTTATGATGCCGCCATTAGCCAATCGTTCCTTTTCACCGAGTTGTCCCGGTACGAGAGGTAGGGATAAGCCCGCTCGGCGCTTAAACTCTGACAGCCAGTTTGTCGACGAGTTGATGAGGAATTTGAACCACTGAACAGCCTCTCGACTCTTAAAATTCGACTTGGGCTCGACGTCCTCTATGGCCTTGCATGCCTGTGCCTGCAGTTCGGAATCGGTGGGAATCTCGCCCAATGCCTGCTTGAATTTCACGTAATTCATCAAcaccttttccttttcacATCCGATAACGCTCAAGCCAGAGCTAACAGATTTGGATGCTTTTATCTTTTCGATTTGCGTTATCCAGGAAAGCTTGTTAGCCAATTTTCGGCTTCCCTGGTTGACTAAGCTTTGCGTAATGTCGTCCGAAGGCTCGCAAAGCATAATCAGATCGCGGAACCACGAGACATCAGGCCCTGTAAGTGATGTGTCTTCCGTGTCGGCTTTCCGTACAATCCTCTGTGCCTCAATAAGTAGTTGATCGTCGGTGGGCGATTTCCCGGCTGAGGCTAGATCCCTGATGTACTCAACGAGCCATAACTTGACATAATCTTCTAGCGTCTTGCTGGAACCAATCTCGTCTTTGGAGGCTTCATAAGGATTAAGGGTATTCCGTTCGTGATGAATAAGATCTAGCATATGAGTAAGTAATAGATTGATTGAAGATTTCCCAGAAAAAGCTTACATGGTGGCATTCCATTCTCAACAACGGTGAGTATGTCGTCACCAAAACCCCAATCTCCTTTCCAGTGTGCCATTGATTTGCCACTCTTGAAATGCTGTGCCAGATGTTCCACGCGTGAATCCCAAGAGTCCATCAAAATACCGCAGAAGCCGCACCTGGACCGAATTTTTGGCGTGGATGCTTTCCAACTATTCATGGGCCATTTCTGGAATTTGGCAGCGTGAACAATGTTCAAATGCTGGCGCAGATGATCTTTCCTATAGAAAGTCTTTCCTTCTAATGACTTTTCAGTACAGACAAAATCGTTGTGTTGCTCGGTATGTTCCAACGACGGGTTCTTGGATCCGCAGTACACGCATGCTAAACAATTTCTTTCGGCGTCAAACTGTATTGGCCCGTCTGGCGTACAGATCCATCGTTCGAGAGACAGATGTAGTGACTTTTCATGCCTTTGCCAGTCATGCTTTGTCTTGAAGGTTTCGGTACAGAATGTGCACTGATACATGTGAATAGGCGGTATTATAGTCGAAACATCAACAGCTTTGGGGAtttggcggcgtcgacggcGCCTTCCTCGACTTCTTAGCGAGGTTAGGGATTCTATAGATCCACGAGACGCGTGGGAGTAAGCTGAGGCAAAAGAACCCTTGCTGGAATTTGATGTTTTCGAACTGCTGGCAGACGAGAGTTGATCGGCAGAGCCCGCTAACCGGTCATCTACATCGTTGGAGCTGTTAGGCGAGGGACCGAGTCTGCCCATGAACTCTGAAGACAGGGCTGCGGTAGCAATGTCAGTTATGGAAGCAGGTTCTTGGTCAGGCGGAGAATGCTGCCATCGTTCCAAAGGGTTCATCTCTCTCACAGCGGGAGTCACGCTTCGTGGGATATCAATGCCATTGGGGTGTCGGTATGGGCTTGACGAGCCAGACCTCGGCGTTCGAACTTTGCCTCTTCGTCGGGCGTTTGCCACCCAGTTGCTAATTTGCGTTTTGCTCAAGCCTGTTTGACAGGCCAGGTTATCCTTCTCTTCGTTGCTTAGGTAGGGGTGACGATGGTTGGAGAGTAGCCAGTTCCTGAGAATGCGAAGTGCCTCTCGCGAAAATCTGGCGCCGGCCTTGGAATTGTTTCCGGCATGTTTAGGTGAGTGCTCCTCCAGTGATTCATGAGCTTCGGCGCCAGACTCTGAGCCATTGTGAGAACGCGCTTTCGACTGCTTCGAAGTATTCGCGTGGTCGTCAGCCGAGAGTTGAGGTGCAACGGAGGGTTCTCGCCGAGCCTCGGGCACGCTGGTGTCGGTCGTAAAATCACAGTCTCTCCCCTCGGCTATACATGATGTACAAGCACCGAGGAATGTGGCCTCCTGAGCCACTTCACAATGAAGATGTTGCTGAGCGCAGTATCCACAGGGAAACAGGACGCTGGTGTTATCGATATTGGAGGAGAAATTGATGAAATCGTCATAGCCCATGATACCTATCATTAGCACAATGGATTGAGAGATATAACAGGCAGCGTAGTACTGGGCTACGTGAAATATTAGCCCGGGATATCTACTTTAGGGCGTGGTGATTCTATGAAGCAGACGGCTCGTTGGAGTATGAAAGCGCATCCTTGACCTGAGGAGGGTGACTAATTGACGCCGTTAGTCATTTGTAGGGCGTGATATGGTTGTCGCTGATTGGGTGCAATGAAATCTAGCGTCAGCCTCATTCTCGTAACCAAAAACCAGGCCGGGAGATAAGAAGGCGGGGTTGCGGGGTATATCCAGTCAGCAGCAGAAAGTCATCAGCCTGTGTGCTCTTTGTAGAGAATGTCAGGTTGATGAGATGATTACATACAGTTTTGCTCAGATATACCACATAAGGCATCTTTAGTCATTTGCGAACGATACTGGGGTGCATCTTGGCAGGCAAACTACTTTTATGCGGTTAGCTGGTCAACTGGTTCTATGAGACCAAACCTGATTTCGCACCAGCCCCTTGGAAGAATAAAAAGCAGTGACGGGCTGACAAATGAAGAGGAGGTAGGAGATGCTAAAGGTTCATGTACGATATAATCGTAATGGACTGAATCTTGAACACAGACTACCGTCCACAGTCAGCCGCTCTCCTGTTGAACAAGCCTCACTACTTCGCCATTTCCTTTGCAGATATTTAGTCATCAAACTTAGCCACAGACACGTCTTGCAGGAAACTGAGATTGGCTATTATCTATCCCATGCCTTGTGAATACAATTGTCTATAGCGTTATATTTCTTCGTAACTGCTCGCATGTATGTGTTAGAGATCTAACACTGTCCAGCCGAAGCGCCTAAATCGGAATTAACTGTTAAGCTTGGACTAGCTAGCTCTGCTCCATTCTAAATTCCTAAAGTATTGAGTAACAATTGTTGTTATTTCGAATTTGATTAGAGTACataaagagaaatggaaGGTCTTAGCACCGACAGCACAACATAGTTCTGCCTTGCATTGCGAATCCAAGGCTGTTATCGGGTTGTTTTTGATACACTCTACTTTAGACACACCATAAGAATCCTTGTGAACCCTTTcgtctgcagcagcctcaggGGAAGTGTTACTCAAACTTTGTAGGGCTGACGAAAGAAGTTTTGGGCCAGAACAAGGCTCTGACGATCGAGGCGCCAGCTTCAAGAACGCGCTCTGCCTTGGTGTATCCGATTCTTCTGTCAGAAAGAGAGCCCGAAGTCCAAAAGAACTTAGTGCTCTTTGCAGTAGGCATGATTGATAGTGGATGTAGGCGCATAGATGGTCATATATGATCAAATATACGTGGTCGAGCGTTCGCGGAGGCCTGGATCATAGTCTCTATAAACATGATGATTTTACTACCCACCATAACTGGCCGTCGTTGCCTGCTTTACCTGTTGGCTTGCGGGCTCATCTATCGGTGTCTATGATGAAGTCCATTGACCCTCGTACATTGATGCAGTACAATGTGAAGGAACCCAGAGTTCTTAAGTCCGCCTTAAGTCCTTTTGCGAGCGGCAATACTGTTAAGACCATCTTGGTGCCCCACAAGCTGCGTGGTATGCATCCTATCGACCCCTGATCCAGTCTTCATTTGTCTATGCAAACAGGGAACACATTGGGGTATAGTTATTTATAACCCTATTACAAATACCAAATAAAGTGTCTTCACTTCGCTGATACGAAGGGGAAACAAATTTAccaacaaacaaataaataTACCAGTAGCACTGCCACTTGTGCTTTTTCAACTCTCGTTTTGCTGAAGTCGAAATTGACACATCAAGCAATGCCTCAGAAGCATTTGCCAATCGGCTCGGCCGTATTTGCAAActtagaagaagaaggagccgCTCGTATGGCTATTTTCGCACTCGTCTACCGATATGCAGCTTTATCCCATGAAAACGTTCAACCTCTAGAGCTGGCTGCGTTGTTTGAACCCAGAGCAAAGATACAGTTCTCGGACGGCTCAGAGAGACCTCCGAGTGAAATCAGAGAGGTTATTAGCCACCTGCCAGAGCAGCTGACGCATCACGTTACGACAGTCGATATTCAGTTTGTTGCACCAAATGAGGCTCGTTGTCAAGCCCATGTAATTGCCAGTACTCATGTCAAAGCGCCTGATCACTGGGGGAGATGGGACAGCTACGTGAAAAGACAGGATGATGGAAAATGGCTGTTTAGCAAAAAGGTTATCACAATGGAGGGAATGGCGCCGGGTGGCTGGGTATCCGGAATCTGGGAAACATTGCAATCTACGAAGTGATTGGTCGCAAATTTGGGATAAACAAGGTAATCCTGACGAATAACTGTAACATGCAGAGTACTTCTTGAATACGCTGAGCCTAGAAAGCGCAAAAGAGAATAGAGGATACTGGATATACCACTTATCAGTAGACTTGATCTATAGATGGCGTGCTTGATGAGATTACTCAAATGCTTCAGAGAATTTTGCCTGAAAAACCGTGAATAATGTTCGTTGAACTGTTATAACTGACTCTAAAAGGCACTGAACCAACAGTAAGGCCTGTGTATACATCAACTGAGGGGTATCCTAGTAGACGGATGGCCAACCAGGGCACCCCTTTGTTAAAGCACAGTTTCCACCGAGACTTGCTCTACTGACGCCCTTTCGTCCATATACATGAGAAGTACAGGGTGGTTAATATAAGAGGCCTTGGAAGCCAGACCAAGTAAAGCTTCCGACATGAAATCTatgaatataaaatttaactGAGTCCTAAGATTAGTTCTATACTACACTAGTCTTTTTGGCTAACCCGCGGAAACCTTTAACTGCAATTTCTCGTACCTCATAAACACGGCACTGATTAAAgtcaaagctgctgctgcaataaCAAGGCCATAGAGCGAACTAATTGTTCGGACGAGTGCTGTAATAGCAAGCTCTTTTATGACAGGATTGCTGTGTGAAAAAACAGCAGATTTGACACCAGCAAGCGCGGATTGAAGATCTGCTTGACTGTAGTCAAACTCTTGTAAAACGTCCTGAAGAAGCTTCAGTCCAAGGTTTTGATAGATAGAACCTGAGATTGCCAACGCAATGGAAATTGAACCCAATTGAGCCACATTGATGAATCCAATGGCTGCAGAAACCTCATGTGCCTTCACCTTGGCAGGTGCAATTGCATAGGCAAGCTGTGATGAAAGACCAGCACCAACGGCTATGAGAATCTCAAACCCATATATTGCACCAACGCTTGTGTTGGGGGTTACCGTATACATGAGCGCGCCGCCAATCAACATAAGTGCTCCTGATGGTATATA is part of the Trichoderma atroviride chromosome 1, complete sequence genome and encodes:
- a CDS encoding uncharacterized protein (EggNog:ENOG41), producing MIGIMGYDDFINFSSNIDNTSVLFPCGYCAQQHLHCEVAQEATFLGACTSCIAEGRDCDFTTDTSVPEARREPSVAPQLSADDHANTSKQSKARSHNGSESGAEAHESLEEHSPKHAGNNSKAGARFSREALRILRNWLLSNHRHPYLSNEEKDNLACQTGLSKTQISNWVANARRRGKVRTPRSGSSSPYRHPNGIDIPRSVTPAVREMNPLERWQHSPPDQEPASITDIATAALSSEFMGRLGPSPNSSNDVDDRLAGSADQLSSASSSKTSNSSKGSFASAYSHASRGSIESLTSLRSRGRRRRRRQIPKAVDVSTIIPPIHMYQCTFCTETFKTKHDWQRHEKSLHLSLERWICTPDGPIQFDAERNCLACVYCGSKNPSLEHTEQHNDFVCTEKSLEGKTFYRKDHLRQHLNIVHAAKFQKWPMNSWKASTPKIRSRCGFCGILMDSWDSRVEHLAQHFKSGKSMAHWKGDWGFGDDILTVVENGMPPYLIHHERNTLNPYEASKDEIGSSKTLEDYVKLWLVEYIRDLASAGKSPTDDQLLIEAQRIVRKADTEDTSLTGPDVSWFRDLIMLCEPSDDITQSLVNQGSRKLANKLSWITQIEKIKASKSVSSGLSVIGCEKEKVLMNYVKFKQALGEIPTDSELQAQACKAIEDVEPKSNFKSREAVQWFKFLINSSTNWLSEFKRRAGLSLPLVPGQLGEKERLANGGIITYDPFEVQEIPVHDILLQQSGEEMLDQDMQQDPLIGSNELHYLKAYEGRNNLETDALLPTLGAREQAFAHQSSDSGTNAAISPQALHWGYSDKAVDGTLPINTNDDISAANVQMPQHGNSPSQPPRYFLSDVNCYGRLEKELTRFVASCLSPNNPLQHIPSDEELQHQARWIIYDDDDPWNQTAADNVEWLARFKHDAGLTPSGEFGLSPVSPPRPWTVQDGGTGFHPPFVKPKAGKHIEFSEDTFVYVDNRPYTVSKDTAGRYMHALCEGEFRFPASVFCSRELEDGLNAYIEECIMSLTIPTDDDLRAKAREILGVDRTAADDPKLLQTFKSMHTLWRKQTTGESNYLPPDVHLDNGATEFMNGVDMLILDT
- a CDS encoding uncharacterized protein (EggNog:ENOG41), encoding MPQKHLPIGSAVFANLEEEGAARMAIFALVYRYAALSHENVQPLELAALFEPRAKIQFSDGSERPPSEIREVISHLPEQLTHHVTTVDIQFVAPNEARCQAHVIASTHVKAPDHWGRWDSYVKRQDDGKWLFSKKVITMEGMAPGGWVSGIWETLQSTK